From the Ipomoea triloba cultivar NCNSP0323 chromosome 8, ASM357664v1 genome, the window tggtcttgccactcaggctgcccttacaGGCacaaacttattatatatatatatatgtgtgtgtgtgtgtgacagTCATCCCTACACATGATTGTGCATCTGTTTAACATATCAATATATGATATAATATGGGAGAGGTTTCTCCACTAGTTTGCTTTCAACTCAGTATTTGATTTACAAGTTTAAAGGATTGTTTTACTGGATTTGGTTAACAAGTGCTGATATCTGTGAAGTTTAAATGTGCCTGGAATTATTTTCATGGAATATCTGTGAAGTTTAAATGTGCCTGGAATTATTTTCATGGATTTGCTAGTAGTACTCTTTCTTCTGATTTATTTTGACTACAGTGGACAGCGAGTTATTGTACAGGAGAAAACTGAAAACCAAGATCAGTTTGTAGAGAATGTAGTGACCATTCAGGTCAGCTGACTCCTTTAATATTTTTCCCTTCAGATAAAATATATGGGATGAAAGGGTCTttataaattcttattttacCAACTTCTCCAATTTGATTTTGGTGTCATCTCAtgaaccctttttttttctgaCTTTATGCttagatttttaaattaattttctgtATTCAGGGCTTATCATCCTCAGGTTACTTATTAGCCATAACTGATGATGGTCAAACATGTGAACTTCATCCCGATGGCAACAGGTATCATATTTTCTCATATTCATTATCTGTCTTGTGTGTGTTTAAGTAGTGATCAGATTGGGAAATGCTAACATTTCAGCCAGAAAACCTCGTTACCCGCATTATATGTTTCTGCTTTAGCATACAGCACATTATTGTGCTTCTATTACAAAACTTATCTTGAGTCTCTGCACAATTAGAGGTATACAAAATCTGGGATGATTTGAAGGTAAATTTCTAATGTTTCTCTGATGTAACACTAACATCTTTAACTTAAACCCAAAAGCTTGTCCACTCTCTCGCTAACCAAATTTGACTAGGGTCTTGGAGAGTGAGTCCTAGGATGTGGTTGACTGTTTTCTCTAGGGATTTGGAGAAAATAATCATTCATAAATAATCTCAATCTCTCCAATCCCCACCCTGACATCATGTCCTGGGATTGCTTTACTTACAATCATTAATCCTCCAACCATGCATAGGATTGTTACTCCAATCCATCCTTTAAGTCCATCACCACTCTTTCAACCAATTACAGTATTACTAATCATGCtcaataagaaaaaaaacattgcTAGTCTGGTCGGGTCCCATCTTTAGTCCCTAACAATCTCTAGCACAACTTGCCTCATAGTTCTCTTTGAACCAAATTACCTCACCACGTCTTCAGCTGGACAGCCTGTTAATAGAAGCTACCCTAGTGATGAAAGATAAAAGCATATGGGATGGTGATTGTTTCACAAAGTATTCATATTTAAGTTTACtagatatttattttttattatatcttTGCATAAGAATTGCTGATATatcgatgatgatgatgatgattttattGCTTGTGTATCGTCTCCATTAGACACTTAATCGATTTGCTACATACCCAGTATATATGTGCCCGCATGAATGCTTTTGTTATTGTGTGCTTTATTATTTTGTAGATGTTTATcattaaggaaaattttgtgcTGGAGATACCCGTATAAATGTGCTTTCTTGATAATATCACTGGAATTGTATTTTCGAAGgggttattttttaatttataattttagttttacTTTTAAAAGATTGTAATCATTTTTACTGCAGTTTTGACTTCTTCAAGGGACTTGTGAGAAGGaaattaagttaataaagaTCTTCCCTGTGTCCATGAATTTAGCCTGATACCCTTACTGCTGAATGAGATCTAGTCTCTCTTAACCTGGTTAAGCTTCATGGAAGTTTTATAATTCTCTGACGAGTAGAAATAAAACTTCAATATTTGTATTTGAaatgcactttttttttcttccttttttttttttttttttttttgggttagacTTTGTAGTCTAGGGACCTGAGAATATAGATTAAACCCCACTCTCTTGGGGTGTACTTGAAAGAATCTGAATATATTCTGTAGCCTTGTTTTTAGTAGCCATTCAGCGAATCAAAAACTTTGGGATAGTAGCAGAATGATTAGTGTAgaagttatatataatatggtgGGCTTCTTGTGAGAATTATATACTGAGTATTAATTTTTCTGCATAATTAGCCATTGAGTTATTGTAATTTACTTCTCTATTATTctttcaaaaggttgaatctttaATCCAAGGACTTCGCATATCTCTGCTCGAAATATCTTAAATATTCTCATGTCTgataaattatactccgtaattaaaaTGAGAGCATTTTGGACATTTTAGAtcaaatttgatcattttttataaaaaagttgatggataaaaaaagagttaataccacaaatggtcctctgactattgggctagtactccttttagtcctcgactttcaattcaaccacaaatggtcctctgactttcatttttgaccacaaatagtcctccgttaaaatttctgttaaataggtgttaaatctaggggtattatcgtcaaaatgatatatataatggtcataaaataaaaatgtttagaatttttcaccaataagcataattgaacaattaatgaatataaatactcctaaatagaaagacaatacaccttattctcgtaattatgcatacaaaataaagatttaatattatagctaaatgtttttaatttaaccaatggattaaaatggaagaaatttgtttcaaaaaccttgcttccatcattttcatggttgttcaaaCATGGCAGATTAATAgtttttcactcttcattaatcagtcaaacattttgttccaccattgaattaatataattattcaaaGTATAAATTACGAACATCAATcatagatttttatttaatttgttcattaatgtgatttgtcacgtcaattttgtttttatatttatttacttaatgtttattaatatttgaaattaattatgttatcatataattttcaaaaagaagtaatcataataatattaatcaatttgacgatattaaccctagatttaacacctatttaacagaaattttaatagaaGACTATTTGTagtcaaaaatgaaagttagAGGACCAATTGTGATCGAactgaaagtcgaggactaaaaggagtactagttcaatagtcagaggactatttgtggtattaactaataaaaaaataatcgTATTGATAATTcttgactaaaaaaaaaaatctctatagTTGAAGAACCCAAATATTGTATTAAATAAGAGAGATTGTATCACAATGAAAAGAGGttggaaaatatcattttcactACTTCAATTTTGTGGTACATTTTACAACTTACCATACTCAAGTAGTCAAGTGGCATAAACTAAAGCCCCCACAAAAACCAAACCCCAATACCAATTGCCCCAATGAAGAAACTTTGAGTTTAGATACCCTCAACTGAATTGGCACATTTTATGCAACCTAAGTACAAGCAATTAAACTCAATCACATTCCTCCTCAGCCAAAACCATTTTACTTAGAGGACTAGGCCCAAACTTTCTCCTTTTCATGGAACTTCTTCTCCTAATAACTTCCATCTGGTTCCTCCTCCTAACTTGCCACATTGCTTCTTCTTCAACAACAAATCTCCTCATAAAAACATCATCGGTCAATAATTTTTCTCGAAAAATTCTCCTTCCCTCCATGCTAATCCTCGCGCTCAAAATCCTACTTTGGTCTTTTGATGTTGGGGGAGTAATCAATGGTTTTATTCTTGGATAACTGTTTCTTCTCCTTGGGGGGAACTTCAGCTGGGAAGACTTCTGTGTAAGAAGAAATTGGTGTACATAAACAAAACTTAGTGAAAGAAGTTGCCACCTTCAAGGAGGTGCATTTTCTTAGCTTGTGCCTATTGGAATTAGAGTTGGAAATCTGTGATGATTTAGATAGTGTTCTCCATAATGTAGCATTTGTTGTTGGAATTTCAGATGGCTTTGCAAAGGCTTTCCATAATGATGCCATGTCCATTGCCTTTTGATACCAAGGTTTCCTAGAAAACATATTAAGCAAGAGGGGCATCaaatacatgtaaacaaatcaaTGATATTCAAGACTCGATCTGCCCATGTATCCTTTCTTAATTAATTGTAGCTAGTTATGTTTAATATGCAAGTAAACACGCATGTGACATCAAATACAATCCTCATGGAAATTAGTATAGATTTCtctaatactccgtatcatatatataacaatGTGTTATACtttctaaaataaaaacttgtatatttaattgttattcTTTTATGAAATTTGGTTCtatcttttaatttgaacataTTTGATTCTGTCTAGCGTTGTTAATTTAGTTTCTCATAGTATAATACTCATAATTTGTTAATAGACAAGTGTCTTTGAGTGACTAAATTTAGGCAAACTATATCATGAACTAGAGTCTAacttgcattgtgaaccctcgtccaaaatgatattcagattatgtgtctgcagttaaaattttatgtgttttcagttaatagattatgtgcctataaataaattgaaggtacataatatgttaattgcggacacataatttattaactgcggccataaattatgtatctattacaattaacatattatatatatgtaattgtgcttataattaataaattatgtgactgcaattaacatgttatgcaccttaaatttatttataggcacataatatgttaatgcCAGACACATAATTAAATGTTGTTTTGAAATTGGGGTCAacaatgcaaggtggaccctgatccatggtataacacttgctaaatttatttaaattaaaagacaTGGACCAAATTTCATAAAAGGTAATAATTAATGTCTTAAAAGTTCGAAAAGGAAGACATTCGCCAATGGAGCCTAGCTCTGAAATCTCTGAGCTGCAGGTCGTAGCCTAATCTTGTATCTTTTTCTAGATCATTAGTATCGTCTTGTATATATGAGTAGTTTGTGcattttgttttcttgaatgatgtttttcttttaatgttttgtttgtttgtaggGTTGGATTAGTTATCAGTTGGAAGCATTTAACACTATTGTGTTCTTAGGACTGGGTCAGGAAGACCCATATAGCCATCATGCTTTTGCGCAGCTTTGTGTCACGGACTCGTTTTTCCCTAACGATATCACGTGCGGCCTTAGCTATATTTCCCTCAAATAGTTAAGTCAGCCTCGTTTCTCCCTTGGAAAGTATGCACAGTAAGTGATGATGAGATGGCAAGAAGTTAAAGGAAATGCTCGAACTTTGTAGGGAACTTATATTACATCCACTCTTTGATTCCTCATTTGGATACTTCACTTGGATTCCTCTATTGGATACAACTCTTGGATAGTTTACAAATGAACCCCATGAGGAGTAGTTATACCATTCCACCTCCTCAATGGATGGTGGAGATTGATTTTATTCTACGGCTAATATTTATTCTCTAGAATCCTGCATAACAATCTCTACACACTTGAGGATTCCATAATATTCTCGAATGTTTTATGCTTCTCTACTACCTTTACACTTATGTATATGATTCTAGATTATTCTAACAACTAAGGGAAGTTATGTACAACTCCTAGAATAATCCGGAAAAGTGTAACAAACCTCGACAAAGTGTCCCGCGTGTCTCGAAAATTTGTAGGAAAGTTTTCCCGCGCGTTACATTTGTCCATCTTATTCGGAAGCCTTCTCCTTATATAGCACCCAATGTTGTCTTGGTCACTCAGGTAAGGATATTGACTCATAATTGAAGTTTGTATACAAAAAATGTTTTGTATGTTCTTAGTGTATACGTCCATGTTTAGTAACATAACTAGCTTAATTTTTGCTTGTTTAATCATTATTAGCTGTATGATTCATTGATTTGTTAAACAATCATTATGAGGGTTTGGTTAATCAACATTTTGTAACAACTTTTTGATTgataagctttttgagaaaataaattatagtcTTAAGATGTAATATTGCATGTCATAAGCTattaactaacaactaatttaccaaatatttttggGAAAAGGTGCAAATAAGTCCTTAAACATTTcgcaaaaagtcaattaggctcgcgaactttttaaaagtacaATTGAACACATGTACTCACGATTTTGAGTCGTCTAACCACATTACCCGGTTACCACTTCGGTAAGTGCCGGTAAATGCCTCTGTGACTTGTCAAGTAAGCTAGGTTTTGATTATTTGGATTGCCACATTGCCACAtaagtttaaataaaaaaaaatagcctAAGAAAGAGGAATTCGTTCTCACCTCGTCGTCATCCCCATCCTCCTCCGCAGATGGCAACCGCGACCATGCCACATTCATTGTCTCAATACCATTCTATAAATGATTCGATAACATCTTTCTCACACCCCCAAATCCCTCGGCCACTACCCTCCACTTCTATGTATATAGGAATAAGCcctaaagagttaatacccattttggtccctcgattaTTAGGTAATGCGTAATTTAGTCCCTTGACAAtaaaagtacccaatttagtcttcTAATTTGTAAAATTATACCTAATTTGGTCTTCCGTTACAATTGTCATCCATCTGCCATTATAAAGAGGGGTAAAAAGTCATTttcaatagttgagggaccaaaatgggtacttaataATCGATGGACCAAAACGggtactaattattattattattattattattattattatttggaacAATGTCTCAtagtttagttttgtatatCAAAACTAGGTCTGTgtaatcggttaaccgaactgTTTTAACTGAAGTTTTTAAATCTTTCACCGTTAACAGAACCAAACTGaaatttt encodes:
- the LOC116027250 gene encoding biotin--protein ligase 2-like; the encoded protein is MDLLVVLFLLIYFDYSGQRVIVQEKTENQDQFVENVVTIQGLSSSGYLLAITDDGQTCELHPDGNSFDFFKGLVRRKLS